In the genome of Paramormyrops kingsleyae isolate MSU_618 chromosome 5, PKINGS_0.4, whole genome shotgun sequence, the window ATGAATTATTCCCTCTGGATTCTATTGCAAACAGACGGCCCTGAAATTCATTTTATCTGTTTGTACATAGAGTCTATTCTTCCGATCTGTGTTCTAGCTTGATAATTGTTCCGACTCCCTCTAGTATCCCATTTCTAACAAATGTTTCTTTGACATTTCACATTATTTCAATTGAGTTAATATCTCCTAAATTATAGTTTGGCATAGCTTGTAAAAGATGGTGAAgaagagagtttgatattggggggtgggaaatttaattaaaatatttcaggTGTATTTATTGAGGAGATGAATGAATCTAAATATTGGGGAATATATGTCCATCTGTTCATGCTGGTTCCTACACTCATACCTGTAAAGATCTCAGTTAAATTAATGTGTAAATGCCTGTTTGGATGCTGTACACACCTAGCCATTCATAAAACTTATTTATATGAATTTCTCCAGTTTTGCCTTAAAATCAAAGCACTGCCACGCATTTAGTTTGAAAACTCATGTTCCTACTCCATAACAGTCTTCTCTTTCGCTCTCTGTCTTGTGTGTTGTTGTTTCCTGTCACAAAGGAAGGGCCTCACCCACCAACTCTCCCTATTGGCCTAGATTTGGTCAACTGTGATTCTGGGATAGATAAAGCCAGAGGGGGAGATAGATAATGTGCTCacgagacacagaacaggagaTATAGAGAGGACAGAGCAGAGTTTTTGGAAGAATGTGAGAAACAGTGCAACAGCCTGTTTAAGAGACAACACTGTGTCTCTCCTTCAATAAAATACCATGGAGAAAAAAGTTGAGGAACAAGGGTTCAGGTAAGTGCAGAAAGGGAGTAACAGCAACTGAAAAAGGATAAGGGGGAAATCATGGGCCATACATGTACAGGTACTTGTTGTATAGACATGGAAAAAACATAAATCCATCACAATTGGTAAATACCAAGTAAGTACTGTTATCACACTGCTGTCACTTTTGTTGTTATTAattaatgtttatgcatttACCTAATTTTCAGCTGCATTTCGGCAGTTCATACTTATATCACATTCAGGTTCCAGGGTTAATATTCTGAAACATATCGAACGGACAACAAACCACGATCCTACTTCTTTCCGCCTGATCTCTTTCAGTCACTCTATCCTGTCTCTCCCAATCCTTGTACCAGTGTTTAGCTTTCCAGGGACACTGGACAGAGCTTGGGAGGGGCAGGGCTGAGGGTTTTACACGATATAGAGGGATCAGTACTATTTCAGAGATTAGGCAACAGATATATTTGTGGTGGTATTATGGTTATCATGGTATTTTCTCACATTTTCTGTGATTGTCAATGCTATTCTTTATGTTTACTAATAAACACTACATGTCAAAAATTATGTTGTGTCTGGTGATTAATTTTTGTTTGTAAAGTGCTAATCACATGTGTTCCTGTAATACTAACATAATATTTAGCTGGTTTCTCGAACCATTACAGTGATACATGTATCGGTCTCATTTCAACAAACAATTTTGTGAACCCTTAAAGGTTCAAATGGAGTTCCCTGTATTAAGAGGCAGATAGCGTACGGGACGCTTTTTATTGCCGCTTTAAGGCGGTCAAACAGGATCCATGTCTGACATGCGCAGAGCCTGAAAGCAGGAGACGAAAGGGAAACTGTAAATCCGAGAAATTGCTGGGAAATTCATTTATTTCAGTTCCCCTCTTAATCGTTTATAATGGGGAATAAGTCAAAAAGTGGCAGTGACGAAGGTAGGACATGTGCTCGGAGAACAGCCTGCGTAGTTTAATACATATCGATACTTCGCTAGATAATCTCTTGATTGAAacacgatttaaaaaaaagtttagtgGCTCCGACTTTACCAGAACTTGTGCCTAACTTGGTTTTCGCTCGCGAAGATACCTCAAATGTATACATCTGAAAATCTCGTTTTCTAGCATGTCTTTCATAACTTCATAACGTTTACAATGCGGAACAAGtggttattattataatatagaCATATAAGGCTACCTCGACTCCTGGATCACATTGCTTCACCGAAACACTCTCAGGTTAGTAATTAACTCATTTTGGGTCGTGGATCGTAAAGGATCAAACTGCGATCCGTTTCGATTAAACTGTAGATTACATGCCAGAACGTGTGTCTAACAGCTTATAGTTGAAGATCCTGTCTGACAACATACAGTTGCATTGAATTAGCTACAGTGCAACTGACTGGATCTTGACAGTCCTAGAAAGGGGACATTGTTTTGCCAGTTATTATCTTTCACGTCGGAGCTCATCCGACCTCCCCCAAGCGATTTTAATcatctttttgtatttttcccaGGTTCAGGTAAGGCTGTCATATGCCAAATTAATATTACGCGAACGATCATTGAATGTTGGCTTGATTCTATTATATTAACCGATCTATTTAACTTAAGTGATTAAAAACTGGTTTGAACTGAAAGAGAGAATTCACGCGCTATGACGCTCTTTGTTGTTGTAATTATGCGAGCTTAAGTTATAAATAGCTTCTAGGTGAGTAAATTCTTCACCTGTACGTGCAATTAACAGTATATGCTGTCCTTGAATAGATAAAGATGCTATTAGCTGGACTATCCCGAACTGAACAGCTGAATAACCATTATGGATTCATCATGTGGATTTAAACCACAGTATTTTACGCAAATCACAATAGTTAACAGCCGGAGAACATGTTTTACTCTGGTACAGGGTACAGTGGATGCCTTTTTTTGCAGCGAGTGAGCTTTTTAGGGAGTAATTATGGATCTGGTCATAAAGAGTAGGCTACGGCTTCGTTTTTTTGAGGTGGATGTGCTTGCATTTGTGTTTTAAGAACCCCTAAAATGTACACTCTTTAATGTTCAAAGTTCGATAATCTGAAAAACTGTACAATTACAATTATGAAGTCTTAATATAGGCTATATTGCACTAAAAAGTATTACATAGTCTCTAGAATTAATCCTATGTTAATATCTGTCTTTGTAGAAGTTAGTGAACTTCTAGTGATCTATATTGCTCTCTCTAAATGGATTTGTATACAAAACGCAAATGTACGGCAGTCacagcaaaaaacaaacaacaaaaaaaaaacaacaccgCCGAacttctttaaaaataaaaaaaaactttgcactGCTTCTTAAGAGTGTAGTGTGTGTTGTTGGGCGACAGAGACAGACCAATGAGACCGCGTACTGACGAAATGTCAGCATTCATTAAACACACTTGACCGCTGTGGCAGGTGAGTCTGATGTCTGAGTGTTAATGACAGCTTGCCTTCAGCAGACTGGGGACTGGATCCAGTTGTGCTGTTTGTGTCTGCTGTTTCAGAAGCATCATGATCTGGGTACAGTTATCTGCTCTGCGAACCTTGGATAATCAGGTTTTCTGTAAAACTCCTTTTGtgtaatttgtgtttttgtgcttgtttgtttgttaaattaTGCTTTAAAATTGTTTACTTTGTGCACTCCTAAAAATAGTACAATGCTATTCATATATTTAGATCAATCAGCCTCTTTTCCTACCTGGATAAGATCTGAACCATTAAATTATTTAGGTAAATACATTTCATGATTAAATTTGATACCGTATTACTTGTTGTGGAGCGGCATGGTGATTCATTGGCTAGTACTGCTGTCTCACACCTTGGGGGCTGGGGATTTGGATTCCATGTCCACTTTGTGCTTGTGGAGTTTGCAgtgttctctctgtgtctggAGGGTTTCCTACCATAGTCCAAAGACTATGCCTAATCGGCATTTCCAGTTTGCCCATGGTGTGTAATAGCAATTAGAAGGTGAATGGCATGAACATTCCTCTAGAAAAATATCCTTGAAATATTTGGATATGTCTTATCACCAAGAGTTTTGCACTTATAACTCCTTTTTTAGTTTGTCTGTTGCACAGTGGACATAGGGGAACGTTATCTTGAGCCATTGTCTGTCTCTGTATGGATGATGAGAATGATACTCTAGTTGATTTGACCTTAACCTGACTTGTCTGGGATCCAGGTAGAATGGTTTTCTTATAATGTTACAATAATTCACTGTTATTTTAATTGACTGCTAAATGGatgaaattttatttcatttggctTATTCGTTTTTAAACAATTCTGCCTTGTTGTCAGTGCACTTGTCCCTGGCTAAGTGCTGAATCTTAGATtacaattaatatttattacaacagcCAAATGACAAATATTTTACAGATGGGGCTTGAATTTAGGGGTAAGTGTTGCCTTTGGCAGTTTTTTTCAGCCACTGTATGTAATTATTTTGGCTTGGAGTGGTTTAGCATGATGTGCTCAATATTGTTTGGCGTATCTATTGAAATATTATCGTAAACCCTGCTGTCAGTTTCCATATTATTGTTCATGGAGGCAGTGTGCTGTCAGAAAATGTTTATATTCAGGGGAGCGGTTGATCACTATTAATAGCGATGAATGATTGCTTTGAATGACTGAAAACTAGAAGATATACAGTATACTCCTATATAGTAATTAGAAAGTGGTCCTCTGGATTTGTGATATTACTTAAGGAATGtgaggaaaaataaaaggaagTGGTACCTTATGGCATCCAAGTTGGGGATTACCTCCACTGCAGGTGACACATGTGGTATTGTACAGCTCTGGAAACTCAAAATATCTAATACCTTGTAGTCACTCTAGATCATTTCTTTTTTCTAGGATGTAACATTCCTAAGTGGCAAAGGCAGAATTGGTATCAGTATGCTCAGCTGATGTTTTCAACAAAATGTCATTTTCTATGTTTATCACTGCAGTGTCCATATAAAGTAGTATTTGGTGATTCTCATGCTTTAATAATCCCCTTTTTTCCCAGTAATGTCAGCAGTGGAGATCCAGCCTACATCCTTTCCCATGTCTAGCTCCCCTTCTCCCGGTGACTCCATCTCTCTGCTGGAGGCCAAGGAAGACACTCGGTTGGTGCTGAATGCTTTTCTTCGGCAAACTCTCACCCTTCCTCATTCCCAGCGCCCTGGGAGGGTTGGTGGTGCATACAAAGACAGCAGCAAGTTCAGGTACAGAATTTCCCAGTCTGCTATCCTCACCGCATTCACAGTGTTGCTTGCATAGCTCATTACATTATATACTCTTCTATTCAAGTAATGGCTAATAGAAATAAAACACTGGTGTAAAAAGGATGGAAAATGTAATGAAAGCAGATGCCTCCACACACATTTGACTGTTGAATTAAGCAGCCAGCATCTTATCTTGTCTAGCCTAAGATATGTAATTTCCAGACAGGTTCGCTTACCCGTTTATTTTGGCTACTAAAAAGATGCAATATCATTCCTCACTGGTCAATTTTTTGGCAAAAAAGTTTTCAGACATAGGTGGTCTTTAAAACATGTTTGCTCAGAGTGCAATCTTTCAGGATGGCAATGCCACCATCCACGGCGTATGAGAACACAGTGGTGCATGGTCATGGAAATCACATGGATTATATGCTTTGGCTGTCACATTGAATAGATTTCGACCCAAATGAGATGTTAATCATCAACAAAACATATGATGATGGATTTTTCATGGAATAATGGTGTCAACATCTGTCAAGCAGAGTTTCAGAGACATGTAGCTTATATACTGAGGTGCACTGAAGTTGATTGGGGGCAACACCAATTATATGTCTATTGCCAAGTGAAATGCTCTGCATAAAGGTTTATACATTTGTATATTCCTCATTTCTCttatgtagaaaatacatttatatgttCTTGGTTTGAATTTTTCAGAATAGATTGCAGTTGTATCTTGGTTTCATTTCCTTTGTATAAAAATTAGAAGCTTATTCAGCTCTTAATTCTGCCTAGGCCATAGTGCCATTCCCCTCTTGCCCACAGACTCATTAATATCAGATGTTCATCTTTTTGTTCTCATCCATTTCAGTGCGAGTAAGAAGGAGAACCAGAGGTGGGTGGACGATGGCTGGGACTCTCTTGATGAGAAGATCAGTAATGCGGAGGAGAAGAAACATGGCTTTAAGGACCTAATTAAGAAGAGACTGCGTCGCCGGCGCCTCGCAGGGTCAGTGCATCAGAAGAAGGATACCCCAAATGCAGAACCGAAAGTGGAACCAATGCAGAAAGATGTTAAACCAGAGCTACCCAAGCTCAAGGATTCTGAGAACAGCCACCGCTCTAGTACTAAGTCTAAGTTACCTAAGCATGAAGTAAGTTCTAGATTTCTATGGTTTGAATAACCTCTAAAACTGTATTTATATACTATTTGTGCAAAACCTGAAATTGTCAAAATGTAGGATATTTGTGGTTGATGACAGATTATGATacttttattaatgtgttttcagctactgtagggTTATGTGTGCCACTCAATTTTTTCCAGCCAGAAGATGGGTACGCATCCACACCTTCCTCGGACGACGAGAGCGAGAGGAAggacaaaaagacaaaaaagaagTTGTCAGGCTTCTCTTCACTGATACGGAAATTCCGACTGTCCAAGAAAGAAGATCAACACGATGAGAACTCGCGCCCTAAGAGGCCCAGTAACCTCGCAATTTCGCCATTCAAAAAACCTACTGATCCGGCTAGTGCCTCTCCACACTCTCCTTCATCTCACCCTCCTCAATTCTATGAAGACGTGGCAGAAACCCTGGACAAAATTGCTCAGAAACACATTGTGACCAAACCAGCATGGCCCTCCTCGGACAGCCAGCCCACAATCACAGCAGAAAGTGAGAATGATTACTGTGACTTTAATGCTGTTGCTATGGTCAGATGTTCACCAACCAGCACTTTGCCGAAGGTCCTAGTGGGCCTGTTTTAGCTGGGTATAGCATGGAAAAATTGTATGAAATATAAATTAGATCTCGTTATATTAAAATCACATAATCAAAAATTTGATAGAGTttacataaataatatataatatataaacatttatctTTATTTTCAGTCTAAATCACCCCAGTTAAttgtataaaataattattcagTTTTAAGTTTGAGAACACTTTACaggagggggcacaaataatatagtattatgttATTACATATACATTAATTAACAACAAACTAATTCTTAGCTACATGTTAAGCTCATGTTAatttatcattaatgaattgtgactcTGGGGCGGCgcggtggcacagtggttagcagtgGTTAGAgttcctgggtttggtcctgggtcctttctgtgtggagtttgcatgctttccctgtgtttgtgtgggtttccattgggggctctggtttcctcccacagtccaaaagcatgcagggcAGGCTGATTGGCAAGTCTGAATTGGCtctgtaattgtgtgtgtgtgtgtgtgtgtgtgccccctgCGGTGTTtgggcgactgcccagggttggttcctgcctgcgaacccttgttcccgggataggctctggtccccTCCGCGACACCATTTTGGATTAAgcggggatggatggatggaatcgTGATTcctcttttatctcaagtagcagcTATATGTTTATGATGTGCtaatgatttgtacttcagtag includes:
- the bcl2l12 gene encoding uncharacterized protein bcl2l12 isoform X1, with translation MGNKSKSGSDEVMSAVEIQPTSFPMSSSPSPGDSISLLEAKEDTRLVLNAFLRQTLTLPHSQRPGRVGGAYKDSSKFSASKKENQRWVDDGWDSLDEKISNAEEKKHGFKDLIKKRLRRRRLAGSVHQKKDTPNAEPKVEPMQKDVKPELPKLKDSENSHRSSTKSKLPKHEPEDGYASTPSSDDESERKDKKTKKKLSGFSSLIRKFRLSKKEDQHDENSRPKRPSNLAISPFKKPTDPASASPHSPSSHPPQFYEDVAETLDKIAQKHIVTKPAWPSSDSQPTITAESKDKEAAVRQLVDILSMQGDAINKKIKEDPFLKSTLASLSYPSFAKLLDMFADENEGPVPTQSDSTTLSHIAVTMEASRRILTANGTQRMQGYAERYMLKFVPLVQSQGGWEKIVQLQNLSEYD
- the bcl2l12 gene encoding uncharacterized protein bcl2l12 isoform X2, with amino-acid sequence MSAVEIQPTSFPMSSSPSPGDSISLLEAKEDTRLVLNAFLRQTLTLPHSQRPGRVGGAYKDSSKFSASKKENQRWVDDGWDSLDEKISNAEEKKHGFKDLIKKRLRRRRLAGSVHQKKDTPNAEPKVEPMQKDVKPELPKLKDSENSHRSSTKSKLPKHEPEDGYASTPSSDDESERKDKKTKKKLSGFSSLIRKFRLSKKEDQHDENSRPKRPSNLAISPFKKPTDPASASPHSPSSHPPQFYEDVAETLDKIAQKHIVTKPAWPSSDSQPTITAESKDKEAAVRQLVDILSMQGDAINKKIKEDPFLKSTLASLSYPSFAKLLDMFADENEGPVPTQSDSTTLSHIAVTMEASRRILTANGTQRMQGYAERYMLKFVPLVQSQGGWEKIVQLQNLSEYD